A genomic window from Purpureocillium takamizusanense chromosome 2, complete sequence includes:
- a CDS encoding uncharacterized protein (COG:S~EggNog:ENOG503Q4XA), which produces MPALTPNDRQRRIIQLSQEWGIRLPPAPAPLSRPPQPPSFRTPADDQTAEELMQRRAADVAQYRPKSSIRQAFSSNNLKKGKNWDPREVLEVLSACIANAGSPGVAEALIAKLAAAGVDLAGAQKQKGGILNRRRSVDGFGDRSRLLRLAVDGNQFEMVQLLLPKVDSFAIDACLPAAIRSGNAHIVELLLRYGASAAQTPDGQDAFRQACSLPGQSHMVSLILRSEGRPPASLASAALCDAARAGCLETVLHLSRSTADGNHNHAEALKAVLSLGRRDMALAIVMGNRPPQRPGLDEAFQMLYDHPSLNPSTKLEIAELLLCAGTDGVVLAQALERSCESQFLDMATLLASYGASVEYNDATTLKTAIARGELDLVRSLLHDGTVLNSTLASSCVPLIAKQAPFEDRYTILSLLLRKGANGVALDEMLIDAAEAGDMNVLDLLLTPRFPGSSPASPHHSPASPASPASYSSGRHEVASVDHKSGEALRTAVLRGDIHMTQKLLAGQPSPETLAIVFPFTKKLSNVDRYQMVELFLKRSLSGPCLHAALHDAINEDVTQRDNSLIKLLLKYEADVNFSQGTGLTSLIKQRDVELLGTLLQKASPQTAAARLQDVVQVSDHRARYEMTTMLLTAGAAIGTKEVSSTLLEVLSEKPVDMSLLRLLLQQGDADINLIDGAIIKRAVTNPDPKVLELVFGFGRPSVSSTTSALNDLVPLPSTEGKGWKLKIITAKLNHKEDLSWVMVHEVQSLSKTGIDSASLSTLKQLLASGADPNAYKAAALCHAVIAANTQVVDMLFASSHPPTPAALGMALPHALRIAEPMERLALTKKLVEAGAHPLESNRALTHAVATYTEDVGLLKVLAAAADTSDGEALSASVAKEVPEILDILLKQSQCSVGSRSVTLGKAMEAKNRSARHDMCQSLLKAGVSAEAASSALLVAAREGDSRLGDLLMAHGASIANNGGQAIIESCRGGSPEVLAVLLKSDPSTSKATLEAGFQAATEVRDLNKRAVIFDQLLKRGVRGELVDQQLESAARYGEEGQQILKALLLAGADPNHNSGEAVVAATRSAFISSLELLLGLWNDGSSQKRPSQPTLVRALKASWGLTRDNRFRIIGDLIKAGLQITEDLHIALNDAVNENDPEERLVRLLLQHGASPSANDCKTLVDAAQNAASGSLALLLEKKIPQKDMTRAFNQSFTAEMFEKWFTDAGLETSQMLLERGASGDAISSALVLVMKHSTAETRILADRFFDLFMSHNLDVNYNNGEPLQQAASKADVPWTSRLLELHPSAVTLSLSFQCIFDTALSQDGVLDLFKMFAEYQEGDARIDVLIGQQGTEPVLVRAIKQYPRSTKILSTLLDAGFYYDQATTCQIHEDVDAEEVTLLTWAIAQPQKRVSTGVIELLIERGAKVNVESSLSQTTPLMLAVQTKRPDLVKSLLLEGADADAIDYLGRTSLSMATHIGGDIAVQMMSSLLAAEPARDDGSLHNAARDLNLAAVKVLVQSGHDPDYPSQLHGGRSALGEVCLHGSDAAEMTADRERAMQKVMTFLIDSNSDLAVRTNGKSLLYLCFDAADAVVTTRALLKSGMWKNINKPFNQYVDGNYTYSPTMYITKVLAQSDVGEQLLSVLRASRANDVFFANEGAQPEGAVGLPEDMAVQERARKARATRIAEETEEFSIAMARKREIASVEQQILAQKAEMEDARRRKLYGEDVAALRSRAQVEESLAAAAHQRRLTEQRAVADMSVSRTRALASTELEAEEARQRKALEWEARLNTERVDNARALSSIRISERQEVERIDKGAESRIKGRLDAQRKLVESQEKLAKRLADGPNGGQHMGNGAATARQIGYVTELN; this is translated from the exons ATGCCCGCCCTGACGCCCAACGACCGCCAAAGGCGCATCATCCAGCTTTCCCAAGAATGGGGCAtccgcctccctcccgcgccggcgccgctctcccgcccgccgcagccgccctCGTTCCGCACGCCTGCCGATGATCAgaccgccgaggagctcatgcagcgccgcgccgccgatgtcGCCCAGTACCGTCCCAAGAGCAGCATCCGGCAGGCCTTTTCTTCCAACAACctcaagaagggcaagaacTGGGACCCCcgcgaggtcctcgaggtTCTCAGCGCATGCATTGCCAACGCGGGCTCCCCcggcgtggccgaggccctcatcgccaagctggctgccgctggtgtcGACCTCGCTGGCGCGCAAAAGCAAAAAGGCGGCATCTtgaaccgccgccgcagcgtcgaTGGCTTTGGGGACCGTAGCAGGCTGCTGAGGCTGGCTGTCGACGGGAACCAGTTCGAAATggtgcagctgctgctccctaAGGTGGACTCCTTTGCCATCGAcgcatgcctgcctgccgccatCCGCAGCGGGAACGCGCATATTGTTGAGCTGTTGCTTCGGTACGgcgccagcgcagcgcagacTCCAGACGGACAGGATGCTTTCCGCCAGGCCTGCTCGCTCCCTGGACAGTCGCACATGGTCAGCCTCATCCTGCGCTCGGAGGGTCGCCCACCTGcatccttggcctcggccgccttgtgCGACGCCGCGAGAGCGGGCTGCCTGGAAACGGTGCTCCATCTCAGTCGGTCCACCGCTGACGGAAATCACAACCACGCCGAAGCTCTCAAGGCTGTGCTCAGCCTGGGCCGGCGGGACATGGCACTAGCTATTGTCATGGGAAATCGCCCGCCACAGCGGCCCGGCCTCGATGAGGCATTCCAGATGCTCTACGACCACCCTTCTCTCAACCCCTCTACTAAGCTCGAAATAGCCGAGCTCCTCCTTTGTGCTGGTACAGATGGCGTTGTTTTGGCGCAGGCCCTTGAGAGGTCCTGCGAGTCACAGTTCTTGGACATGGCGACTTTACTCGCTTCATATGGCGCTTCCGTCGAATACAACGATGCGACAACGCTCAAAACTGCCATTGCGCGCGGGGAATTAGACCTTGTCAGGTCACTGCTGCACGATGGAACCGTGTTGAACTCTACCCTTGCCTCCAGCTGTGTACCTCTCATCGCCAAGCAGGCGCCCTTTGAAGATCGTTATACCATACTCAGCTTGCTTCTCCGCAAGGGGGCCAACGGTGTTGCCCTTGACGAAATGTTGattgatgccgccgaggcgggcgacatGAACGTCCTGGACCTTCTGCTGACACCCCGGTTTCCCGGGAGCtccccggcgtcgccccaTCACTCTCCGGCCTCTCCGGCCTCTCCGGCGTCATATTCCTCCGGCAGACACGAGGTTGCGTCGGTTGATCACAAATCTGGCGAGGCTCTGCGGACGGCTGTGCTTCGCGGCGATATCCATATGACGCAGAAACTTCTTGCGGGGCAGCCCTCTCCCGAGACACTTGCGATAGTCTTTCCCTTCACCAAAAAGCTGTCGAACGTGGACCGTTACCAGATGGTTGAATTGTTTCTCAAGAGGTCATTGTCTGGGCCCTGTCTGCATGCGGCGTTGCACGACGCCATCAACGAAGACGTCACCCAGCGAGACAACTCACTCATCAAACTTCTTCTCAAATATGAGGCCGACGTCAACTTCAGCCAGGGCACCGGTCTGACATCGCTAATCAAGCAGCGAGACGTCGAACTCCTGGGCACACTTCTTCAGAAGGCATCCCCtcagacggcggcagcccgtcTTCAAGACGTGGTACAGGTGTCTGACCATCGGGCTCGGTATGAAATGACGACGATGCTTCTCACCGCAGGTGCGGCCATTGGCACCAAGGAGGTTTCCTCTACGCTGCTTGAAGTACTCTCAGAGAAGCCCGTCGACATGTCACTCTTGCGCCTTCTCCTCCAACAAGGAGATGCTGACATCAACCTCATTGACGGTGCAATAATCAAGCGGGCGGTGACGAACCCCGACCCCAAGGTTTTGGAGTTGGTATTTGGCTTTGGCCGGCCCTCAGTCTCGTCGACCACCAGCGCGTTGAACGACTTGGTGCCTCTGCCATCCACCGAGGGCAAAGGATGGAAACTCAAAATCATCACAGCCAAATTAAACCACAAAGAGGACCTAAGTTGGGTGATGGTGCACGAGGTACAATCTTTGTCCAAGACCGGGATCGATTCGGCCTCGCTCTCGACTCTAAAGCAGCTGCTGGCTTCTGGCGCAGACCCAAACGCATACAAGGCTGCAGCTCTTTGTCATGCCGTGATTGCCGCAAATACCCAGGTTGTTGATATGCTGTTCGCGTCCAGTCATCCTCCCACACCGGCAGCCCTGGGCATGGCGCTCCCTCACGCCTTACGAATTGCAGAGCCTATGGAGCGACTAGCATTGACCAAGAAGCTCGTAGAGGCGGGGGCGCACCCTCTCGAGAGCAACAGGGCCTTGACACACGCAGTCGCTACGTATACGGAAGATGTCGGGCTTCTCAAGGtcctggctgctgctgccgataCTTCAGATGGGGAGGCCTTGTCTGCGTCGGTGGCGAAAGAAGTCCCTGAGATTCTAGACATTTTGCTCAAGCAAAGTCAATGCTCGGTCGGCAGTCGCAGTGTGACACTGGGCAAGGCAATGGAGGCCAAGAATCGCTCTGCGCGACATGACATGTGCCAGAGCCTTTTGAAGGCTGGGGTCTCAGCTGaggccgcctcgagcgctTTGCTGGTCGCGGCTCGTGAGGGCGACTCACGACTTGGAGACCTTCTCATGGCTCATGGCGCAAGCATCGCGAACAATGGTGGCCAGGCGATTATTGAGTCTTGTCGGGGAGGGTCCCCAGAGGTCCTTGCCGTGCTTCTAAAATCTGATCCCAGCACCAGCAAAGCGACTTTGGAGGCAGGATTTCAAGCCGCTACGGAGGTCAGAGACTTGAACAAACGAGCGGTGATATTCGACCAGCTGCTCAAGAGGGGCGTTAGaggcgagctcgtcgaccagcaACTCGAGTCGGCCGCGCGAtacggcgaggagggccagcAGATCTTGAAAGCTCTGCTCTTGGCTGGAGCCGATCCGAACCACAATagcggcgaggccgttgtCGCTGCTACCCGGAGCGCCTTTATATCGAGCCTAGAACTCCTCCTAGGCCTGTGGAACGACGGCAGTAGCCAG AAGAGACCATCCCAGCCAACACTTGTACGCGCCCTCAAGGCCTCTTGGGGTCTCACGCGCGACAATCGCTTTCGAATCATTGGTGATTTGATCAAGGCTGGTCTGCAGATTACCGAGGACTTACACATTGCCCTGAATGACGCTGTCAACGAGAACGACCCTGAGGAGCGACTTGTCCGACTGCTTCTCCAGCATGGTGCTTCGCCCTCTGCTAACGATTGCAAGACGCTTGTCGACGCAGCTCAGAATGCGGCATCTGGGTCTCTCGCGCTTCTCTTGGAGAAGAAGATACCACAGAAGGACATGACGCGTGCCTTCAACCAGTCATTCACGGCGGAGATGTTTGAGAAATGGTTCACGGATGCTGGACTCGAGACGTCGCAGATGCTCCTGGAGAGGGGCGCGAGCGGAGATGCCATAAGCTCAGCTTTAGTTCTCGTCATGAAGCATTCCACAGCAGAGACGCGCATTTTAGCCGACAGATTCTTCGACCTTTTCATGTCTCACAATCTCGACGTCAACTACAACAATGGCGAACCCCTACAGCAGGCTGCGTCGAAGGCAGACGTTCCGTGGACATCGCGTCTCCTGGAGCTCCATCCTAGCGCCGTGACTCTGTCGCTTTCCTTCCAGTGCATTTTTGATACGGCGCTGTCACAGGATGGTGTCTTGGACCTATTCAAGATGTTTGCCGAATATCAGGAAGGTGACGCCCGAATCGACGTCTTGATAGGGCAGCAGGGAACGGAGCCTGTGCTTGTGAGGGCAATCAAACAGTACCCAAGGTCGACGAAGATTCTCTCCACGCTTCTGGACGCCGGATTCTACTACGACCAGGCAACAACGTGCCAGATTCacgaagacgtcgacgcggaGGAAGTCACACTCCTCACTTGGGCCATCGCACAGCCGCAGAAGCGTGTCAGCACGGGCGTCATTGAACTTCTCATCGAGAGAGGCG CCAAGGTCAATGTAGAGTCAAGCCTGTCGCAAACAACCCCGCTGATGCTGGCTGTGCAAACAAAGCGGCCTGACCTGGTCAAATCATTGCTACTAGAaggtgccgacgccgacgccatcgactACCTAGGCAGGACGTCTCTATCTATGGCGACGCACATTGGTGGCGACATTGCCGTCCAAATGATGTCGAGTCTACTTGCGGCTGAACCTGCCAGGGACGACGGTTCACTGCACAATGCGGCCCGAGACCTGAACCTGGCAGCCGTCAAGGTCCTCGTCCAGTCTGGCCACGACCCGGACTACCCGAGCCAGCTGCATGGTGGGCGAAGCGCACTAGGTGAGGTCTGCCTCCATGGCTCGGACGCTGCAGAAATGACTGCGGACCGCGAGCGGGCCATGCAAAAGGTGATGACCTTCCTTATCGATTCCAACTCGGACTTGGCCGTCAGGACGAACGGCAAGTCTCTGTTGTATCTCTGCTTCGATGCCGCAGATGCAGTCGTGACCACTCGTGCGCTCCTCAAGAGCGGCATGTGGAAAAATATCAACAAGCCGTTCAACCAATATGTCGACGGCAACTATACGTACTCCCCCACCATGTACATTACAAAGGTCCTGGCACAGTCGGATGTCGGCGAGCAACTCTTGTCCGTCCTCCGAGCCAGTAGAGCAAACGACGTCTTTTTCGCGAACGAGGGCGCACAACCCGAAGGGGCAGTCGGGCTGCCAGAAGACATGGCGGTTCAGGAGCGCGCGCGAAAGGCGCGGGCAACCCGCATCGCGGAGGAGACAGAGGAGTTTTCCATAGCGATGGCGCGGAAGCGCGAGATCGCCAGCGTCGAACAGCAGATCCTCGCGCAAAAAGCCGAGATggaagacgcccgccgccggaagCTGTACGgcgaagacgtcgccgcccttcgCTCCCGCGCCCAGGTGGAGGAgtcgctcgcggccgccgcccaccagcgccgcctaacggagcagcgcgccgtcgccgacatgtCGGTgagccgcacgcgcgcgctcgcctcgacggagctcgaggccgaggaggcgcgccaGCGCAAGGCCCTCGAGTGGGAGGCGCGGCTCAACACGGAGCGCGTCGAtaacgcccgcgccctcagCTCCATCCGCATCAGCGAGCGCCAGGAGGTGGAGCGCATCGACAAGGGCGCCGAGAGCCGCATCAagggccgcctcgacgcccagcgcaaGCTCGTAGAGAGCCAGGAGAAGCTCGCGAAGCGCCTGGCAGACGGGCCCAACGGCGGGCAGCACATGGGTaacggcgccgcgacggcgaggcagaTTGGTTATGTCACGGAGTTGAACTGA
- the ARC1 gene encoding G4 quadruplex nucleic acid binding protein (COG:J~BUSCO:EOG09263JFQ~EggNog:ENOG503P07W), which translates to MAAFSSQTYSPTEEAEIQQWLTTSERLKTAGDDKASILDTLNSHLASRTTLLGSKPSKADVAIYETLSPLVSAWSPDERTGEKGRPHIVRHLDFVQNSPQFGLGLKDEQKVNVDQDDVRYVKPPVDAKAEKERLKKEKAAAAAAAAGGDNKEANLVDRTKEKVKEKAAEAKGAAAAAVGADKPKKEKKEKAPKPQKAAPAPAPLSPALIDLRVGHILKAVNHPDADSLYVSTIAMGDPASEDTVEYEGRVCRTVCSGLNGLIPLAEMQGRKVVVVCNLKPVKMRGIKSSAMVLAASPKIKEGEVDDHKGPVELVSPPEGSKAGDRVFFEGWRGEPEGQLNPKKKIWETFQPGFTTNDNLEVAFDASAVQQLGKTDVGKLVAESGGVCTVQTLKGATVR; encoded by the coding sequence ATGGCCGCCTTCAGCTCCCAGACCTACTCCCccaccgaggaggccgagatcCAGCAGTGGCTCACCACCTCGGAGCGTCTCAAgacggccggcgacgacaaggcctcCATCCTCGACACCCTCAACAGCCACCTCGCCAGCCGCACCACCCTTCTCGGCAGCAAGCCCAGCAAGGCTGACGTCGCTATCTACGAGACCCTCTCCCCCCTCGTCTCCGCCTGGTCCCCCGACGAGCGCACCGGCGAGAAGGGCCGCCCGCACATCGTCCGCCACCTCGACTTCGTCCAGAACTCGCCCCAgttcggcctcggcctcaaggacgagcaAAAGGTCAACGTTGATCAGGACGACGTCCGCTACGTCAAGCCCCCCGTCGATGCCAAGGCTGAGAAGGAGCGAttgaagaaggagaaggctgccgccgctgccgccgccgcgggcggtgaCAACAAGGAGGCCAACCTGGTGGACCGCACCAAGGAAaaggtcaaggagaaggccgccgaggccaagggtgctgccgctgccgccgtcggggcggaCAAGCCtaagaaggagaagaaggagaaggctCCCAAGCCTCAAAAGGCAGcccccgctcccgctcccctCAGCCCTGCGCTGATCGATCTTCGTGTCGGCCACAtcctcaaggccgtcaaCCACCCCGATGCCGACTCTCTCTACGTCTCGACTATTGCCATGGGCGACCCTGCGTCCGAGGATACCGTCGAATACGAGGGCCGGGTCTGCCGCACCGTCTGCTCCGGTCTCAACGGCCTCATCCCCTTGGCAGAGATGCAAGGCCGCAAGGTCGTGGTCGTCTGCAACCTCAAGCCCGTCAAGATGCGCGGCATCAAGTCCAGCGCCATGGttctcgccgcctcccccaagatcaaggagggTGAGGTCGACGACCACAAGGGTCCCGTCGAGCTCGTGAGTCCGCCCGAGGGCTCCAAGGCCGGCGACCGTGTCTTCTTCGAGGGCTGGAGGGGCGAGCCTGAGGGCCAGCTGAACCCCAAGAAGAAAATTTGGGAGACTTTCCAGCCGGGTTTCACTACCAATGACAACCTTGAGGTGGCTTTCGATGCAAGCGCCGTGCAGCAGCTCGGTAAGACGGATGTCGGGAAGCTGGTGGCCGAGAGCGGTGGCGTGTGCACCGTTCAGACCCTCAAGGGTGCTACGGTCAGGTAA
- the IRC5 gene encoding Putative ATPase (EggNog:ENOG503NX78~COG:A) — translation MDSPATSDVDSILSKTNEMTSAPSSPPEEASPKHEEIELVDDSLVKEEEQAREDNLKAEAERRKAALAQKRKRKKKAETKSEREAKARELDELLMKSAAFSDILTKKTQVLGRVGSSLDGKTLGDHNLQMASQPKCMVGGTMRDYQLEGLTWMFEICSQGMSGILADEMGLGKTVQTIALIALLREQEGYLGPHLIVAPLSTLSNWMDEFHKWTPSIPVVMYHGNQQQREDIFKTKMLRNLNHGRPTTKFPVVCTSYEMVLRDQHNLSRINWEFIIIDEGHRMKNAEAKLFQQLRQFSSATRLLITGTPLQNNLKELWSLLHFLLPNIFTDWEAFESWFDFSDLEDEKGTEEFIGDRMKQDLVKKIHLILQPLLLRRIKQDVAAYLPKKREYVLFAPMTKEQTDLYNAFTDKEIDTRAYLENKVVEKIMSETPTGRSTRAVSPSGEQTTPASTSRSAKGKKLSLPVRQSPRSKKTEDRAVSAAPNAFTLMMGKRGPGSGKKSAASLPTPVQTPAKQSVKTKRKNPPTSIVSESKSAKSSRGSTPASTRGRTRKSKTYMDAVSDEEDALSDDAFEAKLAEELQSDEEEESVDSRSPEEIELAETLELAKKQIAQKKLGNPLAQLRLVCNSPHNFYSPWATSATIQVDESIVTASGKMLLLDRLLPRLFDDGHKVLIFSQFTTQLDILEDYSRELRGWNVCRIDGSVSQDSRRQQIHDFNNDPKHRLFLLSTRAGGQGINLASADTVILFDSDFNPQQDLQAQDRCHRIGQTRPVIVYRLATKDTVEESLLMSADAKRRLEKLVIRKGGFRTMGQKMDNKEDQSVDAETLRALLLRDGLVYQASGGDDVLGDEDLDALCDRSDEAFEKAASGLGDADKYRVVETGADSIKMTRREGK, via the exons ATGGACTCGCCCGCAACATCCGATGTCGATTCGATACTGTCGAAGACCAACGAAATgaccagcgcgccgagctcgcctcCCGAGGAGGCATCCCCCAAACACGAGGAGATCGAATTGGTCGACGACAGCCTCGTcaaagaggaggagcaagcCCGTGAGGACAACCTAAAGGCCGAGGCAGAGAGGCGCAAGGCGGCATTGGCGCaaaagaggaagaggaagaagaaagcTGAGACCAAGTCAGAAAGGGAGGCCAAGGCCCgtgagctcgacgagctcctcaTGAAGAGTGCCGCGTTTAGCGACATTCTCACCAAGAAGACCCAGGTGCTCGGCCGCGTGGGCAGCAGCCTGGACGGCAAGACACTTGGAGATCACAATCTGCAaatggccagccagcccaaATGCATGGTTGGGGGAACAATGAGAGACTACCAGTTGGAGGGCCTTACATGGATGTTTGAGATTTGCTCGCAAGGCATGAGCGGCATACTCGCTGACGAGATGGGTCTCG GCAAAACTGTCCAAACGATTGCCCTCATTGCGCTCCTGCGTGAACAGGAAGGCTATCTGGGGCCGCACTTGATTGTCGCGCCGCTTAGCACTCTCTCGAACTGGATGGACGAGTTCCACAAGTGGACTCCATCTATCCCCGTGGTCATGTATCACGGGAATCAGCAACAACGAGAGGACATTTTCAAAACCAAAATGTTGCGCAATCTCAATCATGGACGCCCTACCACGAAATTTCCCGTCGTGTGCACGTCCTACGAGATGGTCCTAAGAGACCAACACAACCTCTCCCGTATCAATTGGGAGTTTATCATAATT GACGAGGGCCATCGAATGAAGAATGCCGAAGCTAAGCTGttccagcagctgcggcaaTTTTCCTCTGCGACACGTCTTCTCATCACCGGGACGCCTTTGCAGAACAACCTCAAAGAACTCTGGTCGCTCCTACACTTTCTTCTTCCCAATATCTTCACAGATTGGGAGGCGTTCGAAAGTTGGTTCGACTTCTCGGACTTGGAGGATGAGAAAGGAACAGAAGAATTCATCGGCGATCGCATGAAGCAGGATCTGGTGAAGAAAATTCACCTTATCCTTCAACCCCTCTTGCTTCGACGCATCAAGCAAGACGTGGCTGCGTATCTTCCAAAGAAGCGAGAATACGTCCTGTTTGCTCCCATGACCAAGGAGCAAACGGACTTGTACAACGCGTTCACCGACAAAGAGATTGACACCCGAGCCTATCTCGAGAATAAGGTCGTGGAGAAGATTATGAGCGAGACACCGACTGGTCGGTCGACTAGAGCTGTGTCCCCTTCGGGCGAACAAACCACTCCTGCATCGACCTCTAGAagcgccaagggcaagaaaTTGTCCTTGCCTGTGCGTCAAAGCCCGCGATCCAAAAAGACCGAGGACCGTGCCGTGTCGGCCGCGCCGAACGCTTTCACTTTGATGATGGGAAAGAGAGGACCTGGAAGCGGGAAGAAGTCAGCAGCCAGCTTGCCGACTCCCGTCCAGACGCCTGCCAAGCAGAGTGTAAAGACGAAGCGCAAAAACCCACCGACGTCGATCGTTTCCGAATCCAAAAGTGCAAAGTCGAGTAGGGGTTCGACTCCAGCAAGTACGCGAGGACGGACACGCAAGTCAAAGACGTACATGGATGCGGTCTccgacgaagaagatgccTTGTCTGATGACGCTTTTGAAGCTAAGTTAGCGGAAGAGCTTCAGAgtgatgaggaggaagagtCGGTCGACTCGAGGTCTCCGGAAGAGATTGAGCTTGCGGAAACCCTCGAGCTAGCAA AAAAACAAATTGCTCAGAAGAAGCTGGGTAATCCGTTGGCCCAACTGCGGCTGGTTTGTAACAGCCCACACAATTTCTACAGCCCTTGGGCAACAAGCGCGACGATTCAAGTCGATGAGTCTATCGTGACTGCATCCGGcaagatgctgctgctggacagACTGTTGCCAAGGCTGTTCGATGACGGCCACAAAGTCCTCATCTTTTCGCAATTTACAACCCAACTCGACATCCTTGAGGATTACAGCAGGGAGCTGCGCGGCTGGAATGTCTGCCGCATTGACGGGTCGGTGTCACAAGACAGTCGCCGTCAACAGATTCACGACTTCAACAACGACCCAAAGCATAGACTTTTCTTGCTCTCGACCAGAGCTGGTGGGCAGGGCATCAATCTTGCCTCTGCCGATACCGTGATTCTGTTCGACTCTGACTTTAACCCGCAACAAGATCTACAAGCCCAGGATCGCTGTCACCGCATAGGTCAAACCCGTCCGGTCATTGTCTACCGCCTGGCGACCAAGGACACCGTCGAGGAATCTCTCCTCAtgtccgccgacgccaagcGTCGGCTCGAGAAGCTTGTCATCCGCAAGGGCGGGTTCCGAACCATGGGCCAGAAAATGGACAACAAGGAAGATCAgagcgtcgacgccgagacgctgcgcgCGCTCCTCCTTCGGGATGGCCTCGTGTACCAGGCGTCCGGCGGAGATGACGTtctcggcgatgaggacTTGGACGCCCTGTGCGACCGATCCGACGAGGCGTTtgagaaggcggcgagcggcttAGGCGACGCGGATAAGTACCGCGTCGtggagacgggcgccgaTTCCATCAAAATGACGCGCAGAGAGGGCAAGTAG